One window of Cohnella hashimotonis genomic DNA carries:
- the ilvB gene encoding biosynthetic-type acetolactate synthase large subunit, translated as MVANSATLKSKEQLIEKWGKQEVISGSEMLLRSLLLEGVDCVFGYPGGAVLYIYDAMYGFEDFNHLLTRHEQGAIHAADGYARSTGKVGVCIATSGPGATNLVTGIATAYMDSVPLVVITGNVATTLIGTDAFQEADIVGITMPITKHSYLVRKAEDLPRIIHEAFHIANSGRKGPVLIDIPKDVSNEKALFKPHTEVKLRGYNPTVQPNKQQVDKMLRAIEQAERPVLLIGGGAVYSGAHEEVLAFAEKTGIPVTTTLLGLGAFPSGHELHMGFPGMHGTWTANMAIQESDLLVNIGARFDDRVTGKLNGFAPNAKIVHVDIDPAEIGKNVPTDIPIVGDVKAVLQQAIAGAKYASKADAWRALIAERKAAKPFAYKDSDEELKPQWVVSMIHETTHGDAIVTTDVGQHQMWAAQYYPFNKPRSWVTSGGLGTMGFGFPSAIGAQMGNPDRTVVSINGDGGMQMCSQELAICAINNIPVKVAILNNQVLGMVRQWQELIYDNRYSHIDLAGSPDFVKLAEAYGVKAFRATNKDEARSAWEAALAHDGPAVVEFVVRKGENVYPMVTQGSTIDQMLMGDDE; from the coding sequence ATGGTCGCGAACAGTGCCACGCTGAAGTCCAAGGAACAATTGATCGAGAAATGGGGCAAGCAAGAGGTCATCTCGGGATCCGAGATGCTGCTGCGCAGCCTGCTGCTCGAAGGTGTCGACTGCGTATTCGGCTATCCGGGCGGCGCCGTTCTGTATATTTACGATGCAATGTACGGCTTCGAAGACTTCAATCACCTGCTCACCCGTCACGAACAGGGTGCGATTCACGCGGCGGACGGCTATGCGCGCAGCACCGGCAAGGTCGGCGTCTGCATCGCAACGTCCGGCCCGGGCGCGACCAACCTCGTCACCGGCATCGCGACGGCGTACATGGATTCCGTGCCGCTGGTCGTCATCACCGGCAACGTCGCGACGACGCTGATCGGCACGGACGCCTTCCAGGAGGCGGACATCGTGGGCATTACGATGCCGATCACGAAGCACAGCTATCTGGTGCGCAAGGCCGAGGATCTGCCGCGCATCATTCACGAGGCGTTCCATATCGCCAACTCGGGCCGCAAGGGCCCCGTCCTGATCGACATTCCGAAGGACGTCTCCAATGAAAAGGCGCTGTTCAAGCCGCACACCGAAGTGAAGCTTCGCGGCTACAACCCGACCGTCCAGCCGAACAAGCAGCAGGTCGACAAGATGCTGCGCGCGATCGAGCAGGCGGAGCGTCCGGTGCTGCTGATCGGCGGCGGCGCAGTATACTCCGGCGCTCACGAGGAAGTACTGGCTTTTGCCGAGAAAACCGGCATCCCGGTTACGACGACGCTGCTCGGCCTCGGCGCGTTCCCTAGCGGACACGAGCTTCATATGGGCTTCCCGGGCATGCACGGTACCTGGACGGCCAACATGGCGATCCAGGAGTCGGATCTGCTCGTCAACATCGGCGCGCGGTTCGACGACCGCGTGACGGGCAAGCTCAATGGCTTCGCGCCGAACGCGAAGATCGTGCACGTCGACATCGATCCTGCGGAGATCGGCAAGAACGTACCGACCGACATCCCGATCGTCGGCGACGTCAAGGCCGTGCTGCAGCAGGCGATCGCCGGTGCCAAGTACGCGTCCAAGGCCGATGCCTGGCGCGCGCTGATCGCCGAGCGCAAGGCGGCTAAGCCGTTTGCGTACAAGGATTCGGACGAGGAGCTTAAGCCGCAGTGGGTCGTATCGATGATTCACGAGACGACGCACGGCGACGCGATCGTCACGACCGACGTCGGCCAGCACCAGATGTGGGCGGCGCAGTACTATCCGTTCAACAAGCCGCGTTCCTGGGTCACCTCCGGCGGCCTCGGCACGATGGGCTTCGGTTTCCCGTCGGCGATCGGCGCTCAGATGGGCAACCCGGACCGCACGGTCGTATCGATCAACGGCGACGGCGGCATGCAGATGTGCTCGCAGGAGCTCGCGATCTGCGCGATCAACAACATTCCGGTCAAGGTCGCCATCCTGAACAATCAGGTGCTCGGCATGGTCCGTCAGTGGCAGGAGCTCATCTACGACAATCGTTACAGCCACATCGACCTGGCCGGCAGTCCGGATTTCGTCAAGCTGGCAGAGGCTTACGGCGTCAAAGCCTTCCGCGCAACCAACAAAGACGAGGCCCGCTCGGCCTGGGAAGCGGCGCTCGCGCATGACGGTCCTGCCGTCGTCGAGTTCGTCGTCCGCAAGGGCGAGAACGTCTATCCGATGGTTACGCAGGGCAGCACGATCGATCAAATGCTGATGGGGGATGACGAATGA
- the ilvN gene encoding acetolactate synthase small subunit has protein sequence MSTRHTIAILVNDQPGVLQRVSGLFGRRGFNIESITVGTSEEPGLSRMVIVTKGDDHTLEQIEKQLYKIIDVIKVVDIGSSPMVARELGLIKVGADPAARPEILGIVDTFRAAVVDISPNSLIVQVVGDTDKIDAMIELLKPYGIRELSRTGVTAMARGSAR, from the coding sequence ATGAGCACCAGACATACGATCGCCATTCTCGTGAACGACCAGCCCGGCGTGCTGCAGCGGGTGTCAGGCCTGTTCGGACGCCGTGGCTTCAATATCGAGAGCATTACCGTCGGAACCTCCGAGGAGCCGGGCTTGTCCCGCATGGTCATCGTCACGAAGGGCGACGACCATACGCTCGAGCAGATCGAAAAGCAGCTATACAAGATTATCGACGTCATTAAAGTCGTGGATATCGGCAGCAGTCCGATGGTCGCCCGCGAGCTCGGCCTAATCAAGGTCGGCGCCGATCCTGCTGCCAGGCCCGAGATTCTCGGCATCGTCGACACATTCCGTGCGGCCGTCGTGGACATCAGCCCGAACAGCCTGATCGTCCAGGTCGTCGGCGATACCGACAAGATCGACGCCATGATCGAGCTGCTTAAGCCGTACGGCATCCGCGAGCTGTCGCGGACAGGCGTTACGGCGATGGCGCGGGGCAGCGCACGTTAA